The Anoplolepis gracilipes chromosome 14, ASM4749672v1, whole genome shotgun sequence genome includes a window with the following:
- the Jumu gene encoding uncharacterized protein Jumu has protein sequence MELDTVNAYGIGMEQGLSGDPWDCLFGSDSISDALQGRPDMFHMDIRRCDNTGRIGWHGPGLGFDFDDVLTETEEDPVGFNDKSRSSNSNLEELNLDSDSELALTLDPNLILPRNMCMPIRSPTSNSEAAMLETASLEENVVENEGEETENESEAERTENDEENESEEEEEEEEEIEENEHNETEYEETEEEETEEEEEEEEDEDDEEQQDATAAQPSSAETPTSISSSSSASAGVRTTVAASGGSPTIQLTRVQMQPKIGTVSGTMDIKMLTSNSGGHLRKQIYNNNVHDVSSGATTTTVMIQAAKREKDLTGQRDNPYPKPAYSYSCLIAMALKNSQTGLLPVSEIYNFMCRHFPYFKTAPTGWKNSVRHNLSLNKCFEKIEKPPGNGSQRKGCLWAIHPSKVAKMDEEVRKWSRKDPIAIKRAMVHPDHLELLERGEMKYEGDRHEEIYEDAESYAGSETGGSAADEIINDDENITYDETKHIDIVDDDIVVGQLYEGLDLGDAAELLDTRLTDFPRQEQSFVYEYVSCAKRQKTTTATLSSSPIQSKYVYQQVSAASPRKKSHLVALRPGTGPITGSLLEAD, from the exons ATGGAACTGGACACCGTAAATGCGTACGGTATCGGGATGGAGCAGGGATTGTCCGGGGATCCGTGGGACTGCCTTTTCGGCAGCGACAGCATCTCCGACGCCCTCCAAGGTCGTCCGGATATGTTCCACATGGACATCCGACGTTGCGACAACACAGGCCGAATCGGATGGCACGGTCCGGGTCTTGGGTTTGACTTCGACGATGTCTTGACGGAGACCGAGGAAGACCCGGTCGGCTTCAACGACAAGAGCCGTAGTTCGAATAG CAACCTGGAGGAGCTGAATCTGGACAGCGACAGCGAGTTGGCACTGACGTTGGACCCGAATTTGATATTGCCACGCAACATGTGCATGCCTATCCGCAGCCCGACGTCGAACAGCGAGGCGGCGATGCTGGAGACGGCGAGCTTGGAAGAGAACGTTGTCGAGAACGAGGGGGAAGAGACGGAGAACGAAAGTGAGGCCGAGCGAACCGAAAACGACGAGGAGAACGAAAgcgaagaagaggaagaggaggaagaggagatcGAGGAGAACGAGCACAACGAAACAGAGTACGAAGAGACCGAGGAAGAGGAGacggaagaggaggaggaagaggaagaggacgaggacgacgaaGAGCAGCAGGATGCGACTGCTGCTCAACCCTCGAGCGCGGAAACGCCGACCTCGATATCATCTTCATCGTCGGCGTCGGCCGGCGTCAGGACGACGGTGGCCGCCTCCGGTGGCTCGCCGACGATACAGCTGACGAGGGTACAGATGCAGCCCAAGATAGGTACCGTTTCCGGTACGATGGACATCAAGATGTTGACCTCTAACTCGGGTGGCCATCTACGCAAGCAGATTTACAACAATAACGTGCACGACGTCAGCTCGggagcgacgacgacgacggtgaTGATACAGGCGGCGAAGCGCGAGAAGGACCTGACGGGGCAGCGCGACAACCCCTATCCAAAGCCCGCGTACTCGTACTCGTGTCTCATCGCGATGGCCCTGAAGAACAGCCAAACAGGCTTGTTACCGGTCTCTGAAATCTACAACTTTATGTG CCGGCATTTTCCCTACTTCAAGACCGCGCCGACGGGCTGGAAAAATTCCGTCAGGCACAACTTGTCGTTAAACAAATGCTTCGAGAAGATCGAGAAGCCGCCCGGCAACGGTAGCCAGCGCAAGGGCTGTCTCTGGGCCATCCATCCGTCGAAGGTGGCCAAGATGGACGAGGAGGTGCGAAAGTGGTCGAGGAAAGACCCGATTGCGATCAAGCGGGCCATGGTACATCCCGATCATCTTGAACTCCTCGAACGGGGCGAGATGAAGTACGAGGGTGACAGGCACGAGGAAATCTACGAGGACGCCGAGAGCTACGCCGGTTCCGAGACCGGCGGTTCCGCGGCGGACGAGATCATCAACGATGACGAGAACATCACGTACGACGAGACCAAGCACATCGACATCGTCGACGACGACATCGTCGTCGGGCAGCTCTACGAGGGCCTCGATCTCGGCGACGCCGCCGAGCTGCTCGACACCCGGCTGACAGACTTTCCCAGGCAGGAACAGTCCTTCGTTTACGAGTACGTCTCGTGCGCGAAACGTCAAAAGACTACTACTGCCACCCTCTCGAGTTCGCCGATACAGAGCAAGTACGTCTATCAACAGGTCAGCGCGGCATCGCCGCGGAAGAAGTCGCACCTCGTCGCGTTGCGACCTGGAACTGGCCCGATCACCGGGTCGCTTCTCGAGGCCGATTGA
- the LOC140673308 gene encoding nardilysin: MTRVFSLFQRLIVAKCERRHVFLSAKVLRRHVRSPLEKTSKGTRNSVVDSSIGSYSVRPSNLNPDVLHPEIMPEVKLPASDDERHQFEYLETPVKSENDTKEYRVIKLQNGLTALLIADIHSKTCASEDDDQDKTSSKDETEDEDSDEDDDDDEDDEDDDDEDDDSSDDEDSSSATKRVKRNEKMAACGLCVGVGSFSDPPEIPGMAHFLEHMVFMGSEKYPQENDFDAFLSKRGGSTNAETDCEHTTFYFDVQEKHLLQTLDRFAQFFIKPLMKKDAMTREREAVESEFQLASPYDDNRKEQLFSSFARAGHPASKFIWGNLITLRDNVDDDTLYTELHKFREYHYSAHRMKLAIQARLPLDTLEKYVTTCFADVPSNWLPPDNFTEFKDGISFDTPAFRRMYNIKPVKDVSQVEVTWAMPSLLDFYKSKPHQYVSWIIGHEGKGSLISYLRKKMWGVDMFSGNSESGFEHSSMYALLKITVILTNEGHNHLEEVLDAIFSFINLVRLEGPQSRIYNEIYKIEENNFRFTDEEDPIEYVNDLCESMHFYPSRDYITGNELYFEYNLEAIKMCMDYLRPEKANIMIFNGKLNTEFDKIEPWFQTRYTDVEIPQEWIERWKTIEPLPDFHLPLPNTFLTSDFTLISTPADIPKYPVKIHNDTISEIWYRPDSKFLLPECYMNFHFVSSLGLQSVENAALVDLYYNVLKLLLVEEIYPAIAAGFNFNIYASDKGIKMKFNGFNEKLPLLVFTVVKYMVDYPNLVTKELFEVLKAQQLKTFYNTFIKPKKLVKDVRLCLLKFVHYTHIDLYTALCDINFQRFQDFIISFNNRLYIQCLVQGNMTQDAVIKNARKCIEIINCKSLLPSMVPQARVMQIPLGVNYCKLKNINKTDVNSVVTNYYQAEVTSIELSVLIDLLIMIMEEPLFNRLRTKEQLGYDVSCLHQNTYGILGYSVTVQTQADKYTTEHVDQRIEDFLKSFNKILEDLSEEDLDYVKEALRKEKQCADIDLNEEVVRNWEEITSWQYIFDRLEREVLAIKDVKLDDLREWTARHTLNGSNFRKLSVHVVGNISKDNEEINQATHIVEDRYKTQYFLEYITKDQDKEVEQDHITDIEDFKKDLYIYPVSEGINPFKGLKK; this comes from the exons ATGACAcgtgttttctctctctttcaacgGCTGATCGTTGCTAAATGCGAGAGGAGACACGTGTTCCTGTCAGCTAAGGTGCTGAGGAGACACGTGCGGAGTCCGCTGGAGAAGACGTCGAAAGGTACTCGAAATTCCGTCGTGGACTCCTCGATCGGATCCTATTCCGTACGTCCGTCTAACCTCAATCCCGACGTTTTGCATCCCGAAATAATGCCGGAGGTGAAGCTCCCAGCCAGCGACGATGAACGTCATCAATTCGAATACCTGGAGACACCCGTGAAATCGGAGAACGATACGAAGGAATATAG AGTCATCAAGTTACAGAATGGTTTGACAGCTTTGTTAATAGCCGATATACACTCAAAAACATGTGCTTCTGAAGATGATGATCAGGATAAAA CAAGTAGCAAAGATGAAACTGAGGACGAGGATAGCGATGAAgatgacgatgatgatgaAGATGACGAGGACGATGATGATGAGGACGATGATTCAAGCGATGATGAAGATAGTTCCTCAGCAACTAAACGAGTCAAGAGAAATGAAAAGatg gcAGCATGTGGTTTATGCGTGGGAGTAGGCAGTTTTAGCGATCCACCGGAAATTCCAGGCATGGCGCATTTTCTCGAACATATGGTTTTTATGGGATCAGAAAAATATCCACAG GAAAATGATTTTGACGCGTTTCTCAGTAAGCGTGGCGGCTCCACCAATGCCGAAACGGATTGCGAGCATACGACGTTTTATTTTGATGTCCAGGAAAAGCACCTGTTACAAACCCTTGATCGttttgcacaattttttattaagcctTTAATGAAGAAGGACGCCATGACGCGCGAGAGAGAAGCCGTGGAAAGTG AATTTCAGTTGGCCTCGCCTTACGATGACAATAGAAAGGAACAATTGTTCTCCTCCTTCGCGCGAGCTGGTCATCCAGCCAGCAAGTTCATTTGGGGTAATCTGATAACGTTGCGCGACAATGTGGACGACGACACGCTGTATACAGAGCTGCACAAGTTCAGAGAATATCATTATAGCGCCCACAGAATGAAACTGGCTATACAG GCGAGATTGCCGCTGGATACTCTGGAGAAGTACGTCACGACGTGTTTCGCCGACGTGCCGAGCAACTGGCTGCCTCCGGATAACTTTACTGAATTCAAAGACGGCATTTCATTCGATACTCCTGCTTTTCGAAGAATGTATAACATTAAACCCGTCAAAGATGTTAGCcaa GTAGAAGTAACATGGGCGATGCCTTCGCTGCTCGATTTCTACAAAAGTAAACCACATCAATATGTCTCGTGGATCATCGGGCATGAAGGGAAAGGTTCCCTAATTAGTTACCTGCGTAAGAAAATGTGGGGGGTCGATATGTTCAGCGGCAATAGCGAGAGTGGTTTCGAGCACAGTTCTATGTATGCTTTATTGAAGATCACCGTGATTCTTACAAACGAAGGACATAACCATTTGGAAGAAGTGTTGGAtgcgatattttcttttatcaatttagtGAGACTGGAAGGCCCACAGAGCAGGATTTACAACGAAATCTATAAGATCGAGGAGAATAATTTCAG ATTTACCGATGAAGAGGATCCGATCGAATATGTGAATGATTTGTGCGAGAGCATGCACTTTTATCCGTCACGGGACTACATAACTGGAAACGAGCTTTATTTCGAATACAATCTAGAAGCCATAAAAATGTGCATGGATTACCTGAGGCCGGAGAAGGCGAACATCATGATCTTCAACGGCAAATTGAACACGGAGTTCGATAAGATCGAGCCGTGGTTCCAAACTAGATACACCGACGTCGAAATTCCGCAGGAGTGGATCGAGCGTTGGAAAACCATCGAGCCATTGCCAGATTTTCACTTGCCGTTACCGAACACATTCCTCACCAGCGACTTTACCTTGATTTCGACTCCGGCGGACATTCCGAAATATCCCGTGAAAATACACAACGACACCATATCCGAGATTTGGTATCGTCCAGATTCCAAATTTCTCTTGCCAGAATGTTACATGAACTTTCATTTCGTATCCTCTCTAGGACTTCAATCGGTGGAGAA TGCAGCTCTCGTGGACTTGTACTACAATGTACTAAAACTGTTGTTGGTTGAAGAAATATATCCAGCAATAGCAGctggatttaattttaatatttatgccaGTGACAAGGGtatcaaaatgaaatttaacgGGTTTAACGAGAAACTGCCG CTCTTAGTATTCACTGTCGTGAAATACATGGTGGACTATCCGAATCTTGTTACGAAGGAGTTATTCGAAGTTTTAAAGGCGCAGCAGCTCAAGACATTCTACAACACATTTATAAAACCCAAGAAACTCGTCaa GGATGTGAGACTGTGTTTACTTAAGTTCGTTCATTACACGCACATAGACTTATACACCGCTCTATGCGACATCAATTTCCAAAGGTTCCAAGACTTTATCATATCTTTCAACAACCGTCTCTACATTCAGTGCCTCGTACAGGGCAACATGACGCAAGATGCCGTGATCAAGAACGCGCGAAAGTGCATCGAAATAATCAACTGCAAGTCGCTGCTGCCGAGTATGGTACCGCAGGCAAGAGTTATGCAGATACCTTTAGGCGTAAATTATTGCAAGCTGAAAAACATCAACAAGACCGACGTAAATTCCGTGGTGACGAATTATTATCAGGCTGAAGTCACGTCGATTGAGTTATCGGTGTTGATAGATTTACTGATA ATGATAATGGAGGAACCACTGTTCAATCGACTCAGAACCAAAGAGCAGCTCGGTTACGATGTCTCTTGCCTTCACCAAAACACCTACGGAATTTTGGGATATTCCGTTACGGTTCAGACTCAGGCGGACAAGTATACGACCGAGCACGTGGATCAGCGAATCGAGGACTTCTTGAAATcgtttaataagattttagaaGATTTGTCGGAAGAGGACTTGGATTATGTCAAGGAGGCGCTGAGAAAGGAGAAACAGTGCGCCGATATTGATCTGAACGAGGAAGTTGTAAGAAACTGGGAGGAGATCACGAGTTGGCAATACATATTTGACAGACTCGAGAGAGAAGTGCTCGCGATAAAAGACGTCAAGCTCGATGATCTGAGAGAATGGACCGCGAGGCACACGTTGAACGGGAGTAACTTTAGAAAACTGAGTGTTCACGTGGTGGGAAATATTTCGAAGGACAACGAAGAAATTAACCAAGCGACCC ATATTGTGGAGGATCGCTACAAGACACAGTATTTCTTGGAATACATAACTAAGGATCAGGACAAGGAAGTAGAGCAAGATCATATTACCGACATAGAAGATTTCAAGAAAGATCTCTACATTTATCCAGTGAGTGAGGGGATTAATCCTTTCAAaggattgaaaaaataa